A window of Rhodococcus sp. SGAir0479 contains these coding sequences:
- a CDS encoding nitronate monooxygenase — MHTPLCDELGIEFPIFAFTHCRDVVVAVSKAGGFGVLGAVGFTPEELEIELKWIDEHIGDRPYGVDIVIPNKYEGMDSNLSGDELKKMLQSMVPQETLDFARGILSDHGVPVPEDPNENALQLLGWTEATATPQVEVALQHPKVTLIANALGTPPADMIEHIHAAGRKVAALCGSPYQARKHADAGVDIIIAQGGEGGGHCGEVGSIVLWPQVVNEVAPVPVLAAGGIGSGQQIAAALALGAQGAWSGSQWLMVEEAENTTVQQAAYANASSRDTVRSRSFTGKPCRMLRNDWTEAWEKEGNPEPLGMPLQYMVSGMAVAATHKYPDETVDVAFNPVGQVVGQFTKVEKTAAVIERWVQEYLEATGTLESLNAAAGA, encoded by the coding sequence ATGCACACCCCCCTCTGCGACGAACTCGGTATCGAGTTTCCGATCTTCGCGTTCACCCATTGCCGCGACGTGGTGGTCGCCGTCAGCAAGGCCGGCGGATTCGGCGTCCTGGGCGCCGTCGGGTTCACCCCCGAGGAGCTCGAGATCGAGCTCAAGTGGATCGACGAGCACATCGGCGACCGCCCCTACGGCGTCGACATCGTGATCCCGAACAAGTACGAAGGCATGGACTCGAACCTGTCGGGTGACGAGCTCAAGAAGATGCTGCAGTCGATGGTGCCGCAGGAGACGCTCGACTTCGCGCGCGGCATCCTCTCCGACCACGGCGTCCCGGTGCCCGAGGATCCCAACGAGAACGCGTTGCAGCTGCTGGGGTGGACGGAGGCCACCGCCACGCCGCAGGTCGAGGTCGCCCTCCAGCATCCCAAGGTGACGCTCATCGCGAACGCGCTCGGCACCCCGCCCGCCGACATGATCGAGCACATTCACGCCGCCGGTCGCAAGGTCGCGGCGCTGTGCGGCTCGCCGTACCAGGCACGCAAGCACGCCGACGCCGGCGTCGACATCATCATCGCCCAGGGCGGCGAGGGCGGCGGCCATTGCGGCGAGGTCGGATCGATCGTCCTGTGGCCGCAGGTGGTCAATGAGGTCGCGCCCGTCCCGGTGCTGGCGGCCGGGGGGATCGGCAGCGGCCAGCAGATCGCCGCCGCTCTCGCCCTCGGGGCGCAGGGTGCCTGGTCCGGCTCGCAGTGGCTCATGGTCGAGGAGGCCGAGAACACCACCGTGCAGCAGGCCGCGTACGCGAACGCGAGCAGCCGCGACACCGTCCGCAGCCGCTCGTTCACCGGCAAGCCGTGCCGAATGCTGCGCAACGACTGGACCGAGGCGTGGGAGAAGGAGGGCAACCCGGAGCCTCTCGGCATGCCGCTGCAGTACATGGTGTCGGGCATGGCCGTGGCGGCCACCCACAAGTACCCCGACGAGACCGTCGACGTGGCGTTCAACCCGGTCGGGCAGGTGGTGGGCCAGTTCACGAAGGTGGAGAAGACCGCGGCCGTCATCGAGCGGTGGGTACAGGAGTACCTCGAGGCCACGGGCACGCTGGAATCCCTCAACGCCGCGGCGGGCGCCTGA
- the dinB gene encoding DNA polymerase IV, whose translation MFVSDVRASRAADAPGSAEATILHADLDAFYASVEQRDDPSLRGRPVIVGGGVVLAASYEAKARGVRTASSGALARRLCPDAVVVPPRMSAYAAASRAVFDVFRRTTPLVEGISIDEAFLDVGGLHRIAGSPARIADGLRRAVRDEVGLPITVGVARTKFLAKVASAVGKPDGLLVVPPDRELAFLHPLPVERLWGVGKVTSRKLHDYGVRTVAQLAELPERELATVVGQASARHLHALAWARDPRRVQTGRRRRSIGAQHALGRRPRSFAEIDSTAAALVDRVARRLRAAGWVCRTVVLRLRFADFDRATRSVTLPEASARTEVILSAVRSLLAQAQPLVAERGLTLVGVALTNLDREGAEQLALPFEPDTGPPVAETDGVRLDGALDAVRAKFGAVAVTRAALLGRDRGDSVPLLPD comes from the coding sequence ATGTTCGTGTCCGACGTACGCGCTTCTCGCGCTGCAGACGCTCCGGGGTCCGCCGAGGCGACGATCCTGCACGCCGATCTCGATGCGTTCTATGCGTCGGTCGAACAGCGCGACGATCCGAGCCTGCGCGGACGGCCGGTGATCGTGGGTGGGGGAGTCGTCCTCGCCGCCAGCTACGAGGCGAAGGCGCGAGGGGTCCGCACCGCGAGCAGCGGCGCGCTGGCGCGTCGGTTGTGTCCGGACGCGGTGGTCGTACCGCCGCGGATGTCGGCGTACGCGGCGGCCAGTCGCGCGGTCTTCGACGTCTTCCGTCGCACGACACCGCTCGTCGAGGGGATTTCCATCGACGAGGCCTTCCTCGACGTCGGTGGACTGCACCGGATCGCCGGGAGTCCCGCACGCATCGCCGATGGCCTGCGTCGAGCGGTGCGCGACGAGGTCGGACTGCCGATCACGGTCGGGGTGGCGCGCACCAAGTTCCTCGCGAAGGTGGCCAGCGCGGTCGGCAAACCCGACGGACTGCTGGTCGTGCCGCCGGACCGCGAGCTCGCGTTCCTGCACCCGCTACCGGTCGAGCGGCTGTGGGGGGTCGGCAAGGTGACGTCGCGGAAGCTGCACGACTACGGGGTCCGGACCGTCGCGCAGCTCGCCGAGCTGCCGGAGCGCGAACTGGCCACCGTGGTGGGGCAGGCGTCCGCGCGGCACCTGCACGCGCTCGCCTGGGCCCGCGACCCGCGCCGGGTGCAGACCGGGCGTCGACGCCGGTCGATCGGCGCGCAGCACGCGCTCGGGCGTCGTCCGCGCAGCTTCGCCGAGATCGACTCGACGGCGGCGGCGTTGGTGGACCGGGTGGCGCGCCGCCTCCGCGCCGCCGGCTGGGTGTGCCGGACCGTCGTGCTGCGCCTGCGGTTCGCCGACTTCGACCGGGCGACCCGATCGGTGACACTCCCGGAGGCGTCGGCGCGGACGGAGGTCATCCTGTCCGCGGTGCGCTCGCTGCTCGCGCAGGCGCAGCCGCTGGTCGCGGAGCGGGGGCTGACGTTGGTCGGCGTCGCACTGACCAACCTGGACCGGGAGGGTGCCGAGCAACTCGCCCTACCGTTCGAGCCGGACACCGGGCCGCCGGTGGCGGAGACCGACGGTGTCCGGCTCGACGGCGCGCTCGACGCCGTCCGGGCCAAGTTCGGGGCGGTCGCGGTCACCCGCGCCGCGCTGCTCGGCCGCGACCGCGGCGACAGCGTCCCGCTCCTGCCGGACTAG
- the tig gene encoding trigger factor codes for MKSTVEQLSPTRVRINVEVPFEELKSDFDKAYKALAQQIRLPGFRPGKAPSKLIEARVGRGAILEQVVNDALPARYSEAVSASDVKVIGQPDIEITKLEDGQELAFTAEVDVRPEITLPDFGTIAVEVDPIEITDEAVEEQMLSLRQRFGTLKGVERGVQDGDFVSIDLSATVDGEEVPEASTTGLSHEVGSGQLIEGLDEALIGVEAGNSKDFTSKLVAGDHAGKEAVITVTVNSVKERELPEADDEFAQMASEFDTLAELEADLRERVARVRKVEQAGQIRDKVLETLLETVEVPVPEAVVQAEVDAALHDAIHGLDHDEEKLNELLESQGTTREQFDADAKEAAERSVKTQLLLDAIADAAGTTVGQDELTERILFQAQRYGMAPEQFIQQIQQANQLGAVFADVRRGKALAGVVDAATITDTTGETIDTAEMFGTAEAEDAEGVEAAEQE; via the coding sequence GTGAAGAGCACCGTCGAGCAGCTCAGCCCGACGCGAGTCCGTATCAACGTCGAGGTGCCCTTCGAGGAGCTCAAGTCTGATTTCGACAAGGCATACAAGGCGCTCGCGCAGCAGATCCGTCTCCCCGGCTTCCGTCCGGGCAAGGCGCCGTCCAAGCTGATCGAGGCCCGCGTCGGCCGCGGCGCGATCCTCGAGCAGGTCGTCAACGACGCGCTGCCGGCTCGCTACTCCGAGGCCGTCTCGGCGTCCGACGTGAAGGTCATCGGTCAGCCCGACATCGAGATCACCAAGCTCGAGGACGGTCAGGAGCTGGCGTTCACCGCCGAGGTCGACGTCCGCCCCGAGATCACCCTTCCCGATTTCGGCACCATCGCGGTCGAGGTCGACCCGATCGAGATCACCGACGAGGCGGTCGAGGAGCAGATGCTGTCGCTGCGTCAGCGCTTCGGCACCCTCAAGGGCGTCGAGCGCGGCGTGCAGGACGGCGACTTCGTGTCGATCGACCTGTCGGCGACGGTCGACGGCGAAGAGGTTCCCGAGGCCAGCACCACGGGCCTGTCCCACGAGGTCGGCTCGGGTCAGCTGATCGAGGGCCTGGACGAGGCGCTCATCGGTGTCGAGGCCGGCAACTCCAAGGACTTCACCTCGAAGCTGGTCGCGGGTGACCACGCCGGCAAGGAAGCCGTCATCACCGTCACCGTCAACTCGGTCAAGGAGCGCGAGCTGCCCGAGGCCGACGACGAGTTCGCCCAGATGGCAAGCGAGTTCGACACTCTCGCCGAGCTGGAGGCCGACCTGCGTGAGCGCGTCGCCCGCGTCCGCAAGGTCGAGCAGGCCGGCCAGATCCGCGACAAGGTGCTCGAGACGCTGCTCGAGACCGTCGAGGTTCCGGTTCCCGAGGCCGTCGTCCAGGCCGAGGTCGACGCCGCGCTGCACGACGCCATCCACGGACTCGACCACGACGAGGAGAAGCTGAACGAACTCCTCGAGTCGCAGGGCACGACGCGTGAGCAGTTCGACGCGGACGCGAAGGAGGCCGCGGAGCGCTCGGTGAAGACCCAGCTGCTGCTCGACGCCATCGCCGACGCGGCCGGCACCACGGTGGGCCAGGACGAGCTGACCGAGCGCATCCTGTTCCAGGCGCAGCGCTACGGCATGGCGCCGGAGCAGTTCATCCAGCAGATCCAGCAGGCCAACCAGCTCGGCGCCGTTTTCGCGGACGTGCGTCGCGGCAAGGCCCTCGCCGGCGTCGTCGACGCGGCCACGATCACCGACACCACGGGCGAGACGATCGACACCGCGGAGATGTTCGGTACGGCCGAGGCGGAAGACGCCGAGGGCGTCGAGGCGGCCGAGCAGGAGTAG